CTGCACCTTCAAGTGCTAAGCAGGTACTGTGTTTCATCCACAGCCATATCCCTCCTCAGCACAGGCCTGGCGCAAAGCAGACACTCAAAAACATTTATTAGAAAAGTGAATGAATAATCCTGCATAAATGCTACTGATGAATCTAGCTCCCTGCAAGTCAATGCATTTCACAGATCCAATAATTCTCTTGATAACAGAACAATTAAGATGGTTagaaaggctgggcgcagtggctcatgactagaatcccagtactttggaatgTGGAGGCGGGCCTattacctgaggtaaggagttcaagaccagcctggtcaacatggtgaaacaccatctctactaaaaacacaaaaattagctgggtgtggtggtgggcgcctggattcccagctacccgggaggctgaggcaggagaatcacctgaacccgggaggcggaggttgcagggagccgagatcatgccaatgcactccaggctgggtgacaagagcgaaattccatctcaaaaaaacaaaaagatggttGGAAAGACCTGGATTAAAACATACACATCCCCCCCCCAGTGGTGTTTCAGTACTGACAGCACATTTCTTCAAGAGctaaaatatttggttttataAATATCACCTAAGTATTATAATCATCTGAATCCTACCCGGAAATTATATGAAGTTTAACTTCAACAGGCACTCAAGGATGTGCCCAGTAACCTTACGCCAGGACTGTTTGCCCAAAGATACTTCTTGCTTGCCCACAACTGACTTGGATGTCATAATTAGGTAAGTTATGAAACGGTAGATTATGAAATGGCTTCGTTTTACTTGGTGGCAGGGACACAGATAAAGAAATTCTACTTATGCCTTCTCAAGCTTAGCTACTTCTTACATGAATTAGCTACTATTTTTTGGCAtcacagtatatttttaaatgaaaaacaaacagcatCTCAGTTCAGGTATGTAGGTCTCAGGCTACGGTTTACTTTTCCTTCAAGTTTTAACCACTCGATAGAATTTATAGATGGTCTTTTTCCCTTCATTCATCACCGTAACTGAAAAGATACTGCCTAAAATTCAGTTACCAACTAGTCTACCTGCATGCTACATCTTTTTCCCActgtatttcaataaagctgtcatTGCAAACAAAACCATAAAGGCGTGTTGGATAGATCGTCTGCTCCTGCTGTttaatttcacagaaatttttttttttctttgagacggagtcttgctctgctgcccaggctggagtgcagtggcgcgatctcagctcactgcaacctgtgcctcctgggttcaagcgattctcttgcctcagcctcccgagtagctgggattacaggtgcctgccaccacgcctggctaatttttgtatttttagtagagacggggtttcaccatgttggtcagaatggtctcaaactcccgacctcaggtgatccgcctgccttggcctcccaaagtgttgggattacaggcgtgagccaccgcgcccggccccacagaAATTCTCTAGCTTTTAAAAGCCATGGAAGCATTCTAGATAAGTTGTTAACCACTAGCGACTCGCACCTCTGGGAAGCCGCAGCCCCAGACCCCACTCGCGCTCCTTATACAAAGCTCAGGCACATTCAAGGGGAGCGAGGCCTGAGATGCATCACTGGAAGACACAGCTCTGATCTGGCAACTCTACCTTTCTAGAAGCGTCCGAGCTCCAGGGTGCCCGAGTACCGACAGCCAAAGACTCACAGCATTTACACTCTGCCAGATAAGGAATCGGCTCTGTGAAGGTGCGAAGAACCAAATGCTAGCGATTAATGTCCCAACAACGTGAAAACTTCCTGCAACTCGAAATCCTCAATGGAAACTCTTGTCGAATCCTTGTCGAAACCAAATTAACGATGACTTGTTTCTACAAAGGCTACTGATTTCAGGAAACTAACGTATAACTGGTCGCCTTAAAGCGCCTCTACAAGCATCCACGACGGTTAAAGTCGCTGCTACTACGAGACGCCATTTATTCAGCGCCAAGACCCAAGCGCCGTCGTGGATCACCCCATTCCTGGCCACGGCCACCCTAGGGAGCGGGTCCTGGGATAGGAGCCTGCTGGAGGGCGGCCGCTGGGCCAGCTGCCTCGCTGCTGACTGAGGGGAGGCCAGCCTGCCTGCAAGGGCGGGGAAGGGGCCCTTTCCGCGCTTACCAGGGTGAGGGCCACCTCCAGCATGGGGGCGAGGGCCAGGGTGCCGTGGAAGAGGGGGATGCAGTCCACGAAGAGGGTGTGGTGGGCGCCCGGGCCGCCCAGGGGGAGGTGCTCCTTACGCGGCTTCTGCTTCTCGGCCACCAGGAGCCCGTTGACGGCGCAGTGCGGGTACTTGGCGCCGTGCAGCACCATCTTGCAGTAGGCCTGGGTGGTCAGCTTCACCCCGGGCATGCTGACCCGGGAGGGCCCCGAGGCCCCTGGGCGCGCGGCTGAGGCCTGGACCCGCTGCCCGGCCGCGCGGCGCCTCAGCCGAGAAGCGGGACGAGTCGGCGGCGATTGATGGCGCGGCCGCGGGCTGGTGGGGGGACCCCTCAGGCCCGGTCCCGTTCGGGCCTCGGCTGCTCGAAAAGCGACTCGCACCTCTGGGAAGCCGCAGCCCCAGACCCCACTCGCGCTTCTCGCCCGGCGCCGCCGGAAAGCGGCCTCTCCAACGCCTGCCGGAAAGCAGCCCGGCCCGGCATTTTACGACGTTCTCAGCGCTACCCTTTTCCGCTCCACGGTGACCTCCGCGCGGCCGGGTGCAGGCGGAGTCTTCCTCGATCCCGTGGTGCTCCGCGGCGCGGCCTTGCTCTCTTCCGGTAGCGGGACACCGGGCGTAGAGGGCGGTCGCAGAGGCAGTGGCGGcaggtgaggcaggaggtggCCGGTGCGGGGCCGTCGGGCCGGGTCGGGGGACCGGGAGCCGTCGAGTCTGCACGCCCGCAACCTGGCCGCCCGGCTTCCGCAGGAAGCACTGAATGGGCCTCGGAGCCAGGTGACATTGAGGCCGGCCCGCGGGCACTCCGGCCTCCGTGGCTCCAGGCTTGGGGGGCCGTCCCGAAGCTCCCGGTCCGTCTTCGCAGGTCGCGCGGCGGCTGCGGGCCGGCCTCGGTCACTGACCTTGGGAGCGCCCGCTGACCGAGGGCGCAGGCTATGGGGAGGCGGGCCCGCGCTCTGTACCTGCAGCCTCCGCCCTTGCTCCTTCAAAGGTCCCTGCAACCCCTCCTGGGTTTTGCGGGGCTCCCGGGCGGCGCTCGGCTTCCTAGCCTGGAGGGCACCAGTTTCCAGTTGTTTCCAGTTGTTTGCTCACGCAAGGGCTAGGCCCAAGGAGAGAAGTTAGACGCGGGCGTTCAGCCCTGACGTCATGCTTGTTTATTCTGCCCCGAGGAGGGTATTTTCCCACATCACCCTCACCATTCCTCCG
The genomic region above belongs to Piliocolobus tephrosceles isolate RC106 chromosome 17, ASM277652v3, whole genome shotgun sequence and contains:
- the EMC8 gene encoding ER membrane protein complex subunit 8 isoform X2, whose protein sequence is MPGVKLTTQAYCKMVLHGAKYPHCAVNGLLVAEKQKPRKEHLPLGGPGAHHTLFVDCIPLFHGTLALAPMLEVALTLIDSWCKDHSYVIAGYYQANERVKDASPNQVAEKVASRIAEGFSDTALIM